From the genome of Hymenobacter sp. PAMC 26628, one region includes:
- the thrA gene encoding bifunctional aspartate kinase/homoserine dehydrogenase I, which translates to MQVLKFGGTSVASAENIEKSCAIALQALARGPVVMVVSALGGTTDALIGAGRAAASGDYRYRDTLAQLQQRHLAAAQALLPPAAQPDITDLLTRGFSELLQLCDGIFSLGELSDRTLDRLMSYGELFSSQLVREALGARTAAVWADARQLIRTNARFGAAEVNVAITRLQVQAFKSARPGEVWVVPGFIAADEQGNTTTLGRGGSDYTAALLAAALDADVLEIWTDVSGMMTADPRLVSRARPIAGISYQEAMELSHFGAKVLYSPTIQPVMERGIPLWIKNTFAPADYGTLVEVAPPPSSEVVRGLSSIGNLSLLNLEGSGMVGIPGFSKRLFEALARERINVVLITQSSSEYSICVGLAAADVPGAQAAVDAEFAPEIASGRIAPLRPENDLAIVALVGENMKNHPGISGRLFGALGQNGVNIRAIAQGSSERNISTVIRAADVRKAINVLHEAFFEPAYKQVNLYVLGPGNVGGKLLAQLAQQQQHLQQQLGLQVRVVAIANRRHCVVDENGLDLAAWPAALAAAGPCTLEEFTELIVSRNLRNSILVDVTANPAAADNYAALLEKSVAVVACNKVAASSAYANYAGLKKLAQDFNTRFLFETNVGAGLPIIGTLSDLTRSGDVVRRMEAVLSGTLNFVFNNYDGSRPFAEVVRQAQDEGYTEPDPRLDLSGTDVARKILILAREAGHPLEMSDVQIESFLPASCLEGDVEAFYEQLAVHEAHFRALYDAATAGGKRLKFVARFNDGAAAVGLQAVLPSHDVYELRGKDNIVLFYTDRYAEQPLVVKGAGAGAEVTAAGVFADIIRAARL; encoded by the coding sequence ATGCAAGTGCTCAAATTCGGAGGCACGTCCGTAGCCTCCGCGGAAAACATCGAGAAATCGTGCGCCATCGCGCTCCAAGCCCTGGCCCGGGGCCCCGTCGTGATGGTGGTATCGGCCCTGGGGGGCACCACCGACGCCCTCATCGGGGCGGGGCGAGCGGCGGCCAGCGGCGACTACCGCTACCGCGACACGCTGGCCCAGCTGCAACAGCGGCACCTGGCCGCCGCCCAGGCCCTACTGCCCCCGGCCGCCCAGCCCGACATCACCGACCTGCTCACCCGCGGCTTTTCGGAGCTGCTGCAGCTCTGCGACGGCATCTTTTCGCTCGGCGAGCTGTCCGACCGCACCCTCGACCGGCTGATGAGCTACGGCGAACTGTTCTCGTCGCAGCTGGTACGCGAGGCCCTGGGGGCCCGCACTGCCGCCGTGTGGGCCGACGCCCGCCAACTCATCCGCACCAATGCGCGCTTCGGCGCGGCTGAGGTGAACGTGGCCATCACCCGGCTCCAAGTGCAGGCGTTTAAAAGCGCGCGCCCCGGCGAGGTGTGGGTGGTGCCGGGCTTCATTGCCGCTGACGAGCAGGGCAACACTACCACGCTGGGCCGCGGCGGCTCCGATTACACGGCCGCCCTGCTGGCCGCCGCCCTCGACGCCGACGTGCTCGAAATCTGGACCGACGTAAGCGGCATGATGACCGCCGACCCACGCCTCGTGTCGCGGGCGCGGCCCATCGCCGGCATCTCGTACCAGGAGGCCATGGAGCTGTCGCACTTCGGGGCCAAGGTATTGTATTCGCCTACCATTCAACCAGTAATGGAGCGCGGTATTCCGCTCTGGATCAAAAACACCTTCGCCCCGGCTGACTACGGCACGCTGGTGGAAGTGGCCCCGCCGCCCAGCAGCGAGGTGGTGCGTGGCCTCTCCAGCATCGGCAATTTGTCGCTGCTGAACCTGGAGGGCAGCGGCATGGTGGGCATCCCCGGCTTCTCGAAGCGCCTGTTTGAGGCCCTGGCCCGCGAGCGCATCAACGTGGTGCTCATCACCCAAAGCTCGTCGGAGTACTCGATTTGCGTGGGCTTGGCCGCTGCCGACGTGCCCGGGGCCCAGGCCGCCGTCGACGCCGAGTTTGCCCCCGAAATTGCCAGCGGGCGCATTGCCCCGCTGCGGCCCGAAAACGACTTGGCCATTGTGGCGCTGGTGGGTGAAAACATGAAGAACCACCCCGGCATCAGCGGGCGCCTATTTGGGGCCCTGGGGCAGAACGGAGTCAACATCCGGGCCATTGCCCAGGGCTCGTCGGAGCGCAACATTTCCACCGTCATCCGGGCCGCCGATGTGCGCAAGGCCATCAACGTGCTGCACGAGGCGTTCTTCGAGCCGGCTTATAAACAGGTGAACCTGTACGTGTTGGGGCCCGGCAACGTGGGCGGCAAGCTGCTGGCCCAGCTGGCCCAGCAGCAGCAGCACCTGCAGCAGCAGCTGGGCTTACAAGTGCGCGTGGTGGCCATTGCCAACCGCCGCCACTGCGTCGTGGACGAGAACGGCTTGGACCTGGCTGCCTGGCCCGCCGCGCTGGCCGCCGCGGGACCCTGCACGCTGGAGGAGTTCACCGAGCTCATTGTGAGCCGCAACCTGCGCAACTCTATTCTGGTAGACGTAACGGCCAACCCCGCCGCCGCTGACAACTACGCCGCCCTGCTCGAAAAGAGCGTGGCCGTGGTGGCCTGCAACAAGGTGGCCGCGTCGTCGGCCTACGCCAACTACGCTGGCCTCAAAAAGCTGGCCCAGGATTTCAACACCCGCTTCCTGTTCGAAACCAACGTGGGCGCGGGCCTGCCCATCATCGGCACGCTCAGCGACCTCACACGCAGCGGCGACGTGGTGCGGCGCATGGAGGCCGTGCTTTCGGGCACGCTCAACTTCGTGTTTAACAATTACGACGGCTCGCGGCCCTTTGCCGAGGTGGTGCGCCAGGCCCAGGACGAAGGCTATACCGAGCCCGACCCGCGCCTCGACCTTAGCGGCACCGATGTGGCCCGCAAAATCCTGATCCTGGCCCGCGAAGCCGGCCACCCGCTGGAAATGAGCGACGTGCAAATCGAATCGTTCCTGCCTGCCTCCTGCCTGGAGGGTGACGTGGAAGCCTTTTACGAGCAGTTGGCCGTGCACGAAGCCCACTTTAGGGCTCTGTACGACGCGGCCACGGCCGGGGGCAAGCGCCTCAAGT
- the prfA gene encoding peptide chain release factor 1, with protein sequence MLDKLEAIRLRYNDVSEELMQPDVMSDLKRYKSLNKEYKELGKIVAEYRNYQQVLSNIENARQVISTEKDEDFREMAKAELDELGPEQERLEGAIKDLLLPRDPNDSKDVIMEIRAGAGGDEAALFAGDLQRMYLRFAEKQGWKMELVDAMEGTAGGYKEIILAVKGEDVYGKLKFESGVHRVQRVPATETQGRIHTSVASVVVMPEAEEFDIDLDMNDIRKDLFMSSGPGGQSVNTTYSAVRLTHLPTGLVAQCQDQKSQLKNFDKALQVLRSRIFEIELAKKNEAEGAIRKSMIGSGDRSDKVRTYNYPQGRVTDHRIGYTVHNLPSVMDGNVDDFVENLRIAESAERLKVGVS encoded by the coding sequence ATGCTGGACAAATTAGAAGCCATCCGCCTGCGGTACAACGACGTGAGCGAAGAGCTAATGCAGCCCGATGTGATGTCGGACCTGAAGCGCTACAAGTCGTTGAACAAAGAGTATAAAGAATTGGGCAAAATCGTGGCCGAGTACCGCAATTACCAGCAGGTGCTCAGCAACATCGAGAATGCCCGCCAAGTTATTTCGACCGAAAAAGACGAGGATTTCCGCGAAATGGCCAAGGCTGAGCTCGACGAGCTTGGGCCCGAGCAGGAACGCTTGGAAGGCGCCATCAAGGACTTGCTGCTGCCCCGCGACCCCAACGACTCGAAAGACGTCATCATGGAAATCCGGGCCGGGGCCGGCGGCGACGAAGCCGCGCTGTTTGCCGGCGACTTGCAGCGCATGTACCTGCGCTTCGCCGAAAAGCAGGGCTGGAAAATGGAGCTCGTGGACGCGATGGAAGGCACGGCCGGCGGCTATAAGGAAATTATCCTGGCCGTGAAGGGCGAGGACGTGTACGGCAAACTCAAGTTTGAGAGCGGCGTGCACCGCGTGCAGCGCGTGCCGGCCACCGAAACCCAGGGCCGCATCCACACCAGCGTGGCCTCGGTGGTGGTGATGCCGGAAGCCGAAGAGTTCGACATTGACCTGGATATGAACGACATCCGCAAGGACCTCTTCATGTCTAGCGGCCCCGGCGGCCAGTCGGTGAACACGACCTACTCGGCCGTGCGCCTCACTCACCTCCCCACCGGCCTTGTGGCCCAGTGCCAGGACCAAAAATCGCAGCTCAAAAACTTCGACAAGGCCCTGCAAGTGCTGCGCTCGCGCATTTTCGAGATTGAACTGGCCAAAAAGAATGAGGCCGAAGGCGCCATCCGCAAGAGCATGATCGGCAGCGGCGACCGCAGCGACAAGGTGCGCACCTACAACTACCCCCAGGGCCGCGTGACGGACCACCGCATCGGCTACACCGTGCACAACCTGCCCAGCGTGATGGACGGCAACGTGGACGATTTCGTGGAAAACCTCCGCATCGCCGAAAGCGCCGAGCGCCTGAAAGTGGGTGTGTCGTAA
- the gpmI gene encoding 2,3-bisphosphoglycerate-independent phosphoglycerate mutase, giving the protein MNKQVLLVILDGWGLTQNTINSAVDQAQTPFYHEVLQRYPHSTLQASGEAVGLPEGQMGNSEVGHMNIGAGRVVDQELVRIGRSIRDRKLGQMPALVKAFEYARTNNKPLHLIGLLSDGGVHSHIDHVKALCTIAHEAGVPRVFVHAFTDGRDTDPKSSVRYINDLEQHVERTGAKIASVVGRYYAMDRDQRWERVQVAYDLLVNGVGTPSQNLIQTIQEQYKEGITDEFLKPIVKVGSDGQPLATIQEDDVVLCFNFRTDRGREITEALTQQDFHAYQMQRLNLHYLTLTNYDDSFGGVTPVFEKDNLNRTLGEVLAENGKTQIRIAETEKYPHVTFFFSGGREVAFQGERRIMCPSPKVATYDLQPEMSAADLRDALIPELQANAADFVVLNFANPDMVGHTGVFAAVVQAVETADACARAVVEAARAAGYASIIIADHGNAEFMRNADGSPNTAHTTNLVPCILVDDNYHGTLADGKLADLAPTILALMGVAQPAEMTGLNLLRPADAPHA; this is encoded by the coding sequence ATGAACAAACAGGTATTATTGGTGATTCTGGACGGGTGGGGCCTGACCCAAAACACGATTAATTCGGCCGTTGACCAAGCACAGACGCCCTTCTACCACGAAGTGTTGCAGCGTTATCCGCACAGCACGCTCCAGGCTTCGGGCGAGGCCGTGGGCTTGCCCGAGGGCCAGATGGGCAACTCGGAAGTGGGCCACATGAACATCGGCGCGGGCCGCGTGGTCGACCAGGAGTTGGTGCGCATCGGCCGCTCCATCCGCGACCGGAAGCTGGGCCAGATGCCGGCCTTGGTGAAAGCCTTTGAATACGCCCGCACCAATAACAAGCCCTTGCACCTCATTGGGTTGCTGTCCGACGGCGGGGTGCACTCGCACATCGACCACGTGAAGGCCCTCTGCACCATCGCCCACGAGGCGGGCGTGCCGCGGGTGTTTGTGCACGCCTTTACCGACGGGCGCGACACCGACCCCAAGAGCAGCGTGCGCTACATCAACGACCTGGAGCAGCACGTGGAGCGCACGGGCGCCAAAATTGCCTCGGTGGTGGGCCGCTACTACGCCATGGACCGCGACCAGCGTTGGGAACGGGTGCAAGTGGCCTACGACCTGCTGGTAAACGGCGTGGGCACGCCCTCGCAGAACCTGATCCAAACCATTCAGGAGCAGTACAAAGAAGGCATTACCGACGAGTTCCTGAAACCCATCGTGAAAGTGGGCAGCGACGGGCAGCCGCTGGCCACCATTCAGGAGGACGACGTGGTGCTGTGCTTCAACTTCCGCACCGACCGGGGCCGCGAGATTACGGAAGCGCTGACGCAGCAGGACTTCCACGCCTACCAAATGCAGCGCTTGAACCTGCACTATCTGACGCTGACCAACTACGACGACAGCTTTGGGGGCGTGACGCCGGTATTTGAGAAAGACAACCTCAACCGCACGCTGGGCGAGGTGCTGGCCGAGAACGGCAAGACGCAGATCCGCATCGCCGAAACCGAGAAGTACCCGCACGTGACGTTCTTCTTTTCGGGCGGCCGCGAGGTGGCGTTTCAGGGCGAAAGGCGCATTATGTGCCCCTCGCCCAAGGTGGCCACCTACGACCTTCAGCCCGAGATGAGCGCCGCTGACCTGCGCGACGCGCTCATACCCGAACTGCAAGCCAACGCCGCCGATTTCGTGGTGCTGAACTTTGCCAACCCCGACATGGTGGGCCACACCGGCGTGTTCGCAGCCGTGGTGCAGGCCGTGGAAACGGCCGACGCCTGCGCCCGCGCCGTGGTGGAAGCCGCCCGCGCCGCTGGCTACGCCAGCATCATCATCGCCGACCACGGCAACGCCGAGTTCATGCGCAACGCCGACGGTTCGCCCAACACGGCCCACACCACCAACTTGGTGCCCTGCATTTTAGTGGACGACAACTACCACGGCACCCTCGCCGATGGCAAATTGGCCGACCTCGCCCCCACCATCCTGGCGCTGATGGGCGTGGCCCAGCCTGCCGAGATGACCGGCCTGAACCTGCTGCGCCCCGCCGACGCCCCGCATGCGTAA
- a CDS encoding DUF4783 domain-containing protein: MKPFFLRTLAAAWLLVLLGFTAQAQADLGPVRGALRNGSAHELAQYLAPAVEISFDGDKQNFNATQAELVLKDFFAKNGPTGFDFIHQGASGEGIQYAVGRYASRGGTYRVYVKLKPSHGAPVIDNLDFTKE; this comes from the coding sequence ATGAAACCCTTCTTTTTGCGGACGCTGGCTGCCGCGTGGTTGCTGGTGCTGCTGGGCTTTACGGCCCAAGCCCAAGCTGATCTGGGGCCCGTGCGCGGGGCCCTGCGCAACGGCTCGGCGCACGAACTGGCCCAGTACCTGGCCCCGGCCGTCGAAATTAGTTTTGACGGCGACAAGCAAAACTTCAACGCCACCCAGGCCGAGTTGGTGCTGAAAGACTTTTTCGCCAAAAACGGCCCCACCGGGTTCGACTTTATCCACCAGGGAGCCAGTGGCGAAGGCATCCAGTACGCGGTGGGGCGCTACGCCAGCCGCGGCGGTACCTACCGCGTCTACGTCAAGCTGAAGCCTTCGCACGGGGCCCCGGTAATTGATAATTTGGACTTTACCAAAGAGTAA
- the nadC gene encoding carboxylating nicotinate-nucleotide diphosphorylase encodes MQPLPTYLTDEALATFIRTALAEDVGDGDHSALAAIPAEARNRARLLVKGSGVLAGVALAPRIFAAVDEALQVREALPDGTRVQPGDVAFVVEGPARSILTAERLVLNCMQRMSGIATYTARLTELLAGTKTRLLDTRKTTPNFRLCEKWAVLIGGGVNHRYGLFDMIMLKDNHVDYAGGVAAALAATHAYLARTGRQLPIVLETRTLEEVQQAVAAGGFQRLMLDNMTLAQMHEAVGLVAGRFETEASGGITEQTLAAVAATGVDYISVGALTHSADILDLSLKAF; translated from the coding sequence GTGCAACCGCTCCCTACTTACTTAACCGACGAGGCCCTCGCCACCTTCATTCGCACGGCGCTGGCCGAAGACGTGGGCGACGGCGACCATTCGGCGCTGGCCGCCATTCCGGCTGAAGCCCGCAACCGCGCCCGCCTATTAGTGAAAGGGAGCGGCGTGCTGGCTGGCGTGGCCCTGGCCCCGCGCATCTTCGCGGCCGTGGACGAGGCCTTGCAGGTGCGCGAGGCCTTGCCCGACGGTACCCGCGTGCAGCCCGGCGACGTGGCCTTTGTGGTGGAGGGCCCCGCGCGCAGCATCCTCACCGCTGAGCGCCTGGTGCTCAACTGCATGCAGCGCATGAGCGGCATTGCCACCTACACGGCCCGCCTCACCGAGTTGCTCGCCGGCACCAAAACCCGCCTCCTCGACACCCGCAAAACCACGCCCAACTTCCGCCTCTGCGAAAAGTGGGCCGTGCTGATTGGCGGCGGCGTGAACCACCGCTACGGCCTCTTCGACATGATTATGCTGAAGGACAACCACGTGGACTACGCCGGCGGCGTGGCCGCGGCCCTGGCCGCCACGCACGCCTACTTGGCCCGCACCGGCCGGCAGCTGCCCATCGTGCTCGAAACCCGCACCTTGGAAGAAGTACAGCAGGCCGTGGCCGCTGGCGGCTTCCAGCGCCTGATGCTCGACAACATGACGCTGGCCCAAATGCACGAGGCGGTGGGGCTGGTGGCCGGCCGCTTCGAAACCGAGGCCAGCGGCGGCATCACCGAGCAAACCCTGGCCGCAGTGGCCGCCACCGGCGTCGACTACATTTCGGTGGGGGCCCTCACGCACTCAGCCGACATCCTAGACTTGAGCTTGAAAGCATTTTAA
- a CDS encoding YcxB family protein gives MNQPNQRGGGGGFRQQQQPSPLAIVTKKSQFDTNAYTKLAMAEVWRKDWKYALVPFAIGLLPAIIWHSWWWLALSFVLTLLFVLLRSAQVTGVTQMEQSKPLFERMSFEMDQKQLLLRVSKEKAMQLTWDMIGKVRRDDDAYLLYLKPGDPPADTAGWRLWIARTFDVPVFLHLPQRIFNSDNDRKLFEALLRRKNLLA, from the coding sequence ATGAATCAACCCAACCAACGCGGCGGGGGCGGCGGCTTCCGCCAGCAGCAGCAACCGTCGCCGCTGGCCATCGTCACCAAAAAATCGCAGTTCGACACCAACGCCTACACCAAGCTGGCCATGGCCGAAGTGTGGCGCAAAGACTGGAAGTACGCCCTCGTGCCGTTCGCCATCGGGCTGCTGCCGGCCATTATCTGGCATTCGTGGTGGTGGCTGGCGCTGAGCTTCGTGCTCACGCTGCTGTTTGTGCTGCTGCGCTCGGCCCAGGTCACGGGCGTGACGCAGATGGAGCAAAGCAAGCCGCTGTTTGAGCGGATGAGCTTTGAGATGGACCAGAAGCAGCTGCTGCTGCGCGTGAGCAAGGAAAAAGCCATGCAGCTGACCTGGGACATGATCGGCAAGGTGCGCCGCGACGACGATGCGTACTTGCTGTACCTCAAGCCCGGCGACCCGCCCGCCGACACCGCTGGTTGGCGCCTGTGGATTGCCCGCACGTTCGACGTGCCGGTGTTTTTACATTTGCCCCAGCGCATCTTCAACTCCGACAACGACCGCAAGCTGTTCGAAGCCCTGCTGCGCCGCAAGAACCTGCTGGCCTAG
- a CDS encoding zinc/iron permease, translated as MWIAIFVLLGTVLGAGWAAGRVPAALGQAALKPLLAFSGAYLFTLTVTHLLPEAWQLVPGQGPRVGYWVLGGFFGQVLLEVFSHGIEHGHVHAADAHAARAGRVPLLLLGALAVHSLLEGSILVPAAAGAVGPPYHAVVAGVALHHVPAAFALATLLHQRPGPARRTWPALLIFALAGPVGILSSNYLVLHERLGAGAYAALLGLVAGNFLHVSTTILFETSPEHRLDWAKLGATVVGAALALAIA; from the coding sequence ATGTGGATTGCCATTTTTGTATTGCTGGGCACGGTGCTGGGGGCGGGCTGGGCCGCTGGCCGGGTGCCCGCGGCTCTGGGCCAGGCGGCCCTGAAGCCGCTGTTGGCCTTTAGCGGAGCTTATTTGTTTACCCTCACCGTCACGCACTTACTGCCCGAGGCCTGGCAGCTGGTGCCGGGCCAGGGCCCCCGGGTGGGGTACTGGGTGCTGGGAGGATTTTTTGGGCAGGTACTGCTGGAGGTGTTCTCGCACGGCATCGAGCATGGCCACGTGCATGCGGCCGACGCCCACGCGGCCCGGGCAGGCCGCGTGCCGTTGCTGCTGCTGGGGGCCCTGGCGGTGCACTCGCTTTTGGAAGGCAGCATTTTGGTGCCGGCTGCTGCCGGCGCGGTGGGGCCCCCGTACCACGCCGTGGTGGCTGGGGTGGCACTGCACCACGTGCCGGCCGCGTTTGCGCTGGCTACGCTGCTACACCAGCGGCCTGGCCCCGCCCGGCGCACGTGGCCCGCGCTGCTAATCTTTGCCTTGGCCGGCCCGGTGGGCATTTTGAGTAGCAACTACTTAGTGCTGCATGAGCGGCTGGGCGCGGGGGCCTATGCCGCGCTGCTGGGACTGGTGGCCGGCAATTTCCTGCACGTTTCCACCACCATCCTGTTCGAAACCAGCCCCGAACACCGGCTCGACTGGGCCAAGCTGGGAGCTACCGTAGTGGGCGCCGCCCTGGCCCTAGCCATCGCCTAA
- a CDS encoding J domain-containing protein has product MEYKDYYKTLGVEKTATAEQIKKAYRKLARQHHPDVNPNDPESERKFKEVNEANEVLSDADKRKKYDQLGADWQRYEQQGAGRGPAGGRGAPGGGGGFDWGQYTQGGGGGNPFGDEGGDFSDFFGSIFGNMGGGGGRSARPGAGQDYQAELELSLEEAYQGGPRTITVNGKNLRLTVKPGVADGQTIRLRGQGGPGRNGGPDGALLLTFRLAPDARYARTGNDLTQDVPVDLYTALLGGEQTVATLGSPVKIKIKPETPNGTRLRLRGKGFPVYDQAGQFGDLYLRLTIALPQHLTDEEKALFGQLAALRGTEA; this is encoded by the coding sequence ATGGAATATAAGGATTATTACAAGACGCTGGGCGTAGAGAAAACCGCCACGGCCGAGCAAATTAAAAAGGCGTACCGCAAGCTGGCCCGCCAGCACCATCCCGACGTGAACCCCAACGACCCGGAGTCCGAGCGCAAATTCAAGGAGGTGAACGAGGCCAACGAGGTGCTGAGCGATGCTGACAAGCGGAAGAAGTACGACCAGTTGGGCGCCGATTGGCAGCGCTACGAGCAGCAGGGCGCCGGCCGGGGCCCCGCGGGCGGGCGCGGGGCCCCCGGCGGCGGGGGTGGCTTCGACTGGGGCCAGTACACGCAGGGCGGCGGGGGCGGCAACCCATTTGGCGACGAAGGCGGTGATTTTTCGGACTTCTTCGGCTCCATTTTCGGCAATATGGGCGGCGGTGGGGGCCGTAGCGCCCGCCCCGGTGCGGGCCAGGACTACCAAGCCGAACTGGAGCTAAGCCTGGAGGAAGCTTACCAGGGCGGCCCGCGCACCATCACGGTGAACGGCAAAAACCTGCGCCTGACCGTGAAGCCGGGCGTGGCCGATGGCCAAACCATCCGGCTGCGCGGCCAGGGGGGCCCCGGCCGCAACGGGGGCCCCGACGGGGCCCTGCTCCTCACCTTCCGCCTCGCGCCCGACGCGCGCTACGCCCGCACCGGCAACGACCTGACCCAGGACGTGCCCGTGGACCTGTACACCGCGCTGCTGGGCGGCGAGCAAACCGTGGCCACGCTGGGCAGCCCGGTCAAAATCAAAATCAAGCCCGAAACCCCGAACGGCACCCGCCTACGCCTGCGCGGCAAGGGCTTCCCGGTATACGACCAGGCGGGCCAATTCGGCGACCTCTACCTGCGCCTGACCATTGCCCTGCCCCAGCACCTCACCGACGAGGAGAAGGCGCTGTTTGGGCAGCTGGCCGCGCTGCGCGGCACCGAAGCGTAG
- a CDS encoding DUF3140 domain-containing protein, which produces MATKIPADDLYRTFHEEVNMTASELEKWLKSDESKSVGQADNGGESIGHQSGKRIVDILHKKKDGISPDDEAHMHKVHSYIARHSAQRPSGDVAHTPWRYSLMNWGHDPLKK; this is translated from the coding sequence ATGGCCACGAAAATTCCCGCTGACGACCTGTACCGCACTTTCCACGAGGAAGTGAACATGACCGCTTCCGAGTTAGAAAAGTGGCTAAAAAGCGACGAGTCAAAAAGCGTAGGCCAAGCCGATAACGGCGGCGAAAGCATTGGCCACCAATCGGGCAAGCGCATCGTTGATATTTTGCATAAAAAGAAGGACGGCATTAGTCCCGACGACGAGGCCCACATGCATAAAGTGCATTCTTACATTGCCCGCCACTCGGCCCAGCGCCCCAGCGGCGACGTGGCTCACACGCCCTGGCGCTACTCGCTGATGAACTGGGGCCACGACCCGCTGAAGAAATAA
- a CDS encoding DUF6799 domain-containing protein → MRTSFRFVILGALLLGAAGAQAQTKLPPRRTAVPARARLAATPGAGVKDGLAMVNGRVVLTEQGLANPLTADKKLLSGYTVSPAGLVTSPNGTTVQMAEGDVASLTGRVTTHKVMAEQDSILKIQQYDIKYPGKREKMAKELERKEKEKAKRAEATEKAKAKREKDKK, encoded by the coding sequence ATGCGTACTTCGTTCCGGTTTGTAATTTTAGGGGCTTTGCTGTTGGGCGCCGCTGGGGCCCAGGCCCAAACCAAGCTGCCGCCGCGCCGCACCGCCGTGCCGGCCCGGGCGCGCTTAGCCGCCACGCCGGGCGCCGGCGTGAAGGACGGCCTGGCCATGGTGAACGGCCGCGTGGTGCTCACCGAGCAGGGCCTGGCCAACCCGCTCACGGCCGATAAAAAGCTGCTGAGCGGTTACACCGTCAGCCCCGCCGGCCTCGTCACGTCGCCCAACGGCACCACGGTGCAAATGGCCGAGGGCGACGTGGCCTCGCTCACGGGCCGCGTCACGACGCACAAGGTGATGGCCGAGCAGGACAGCATCCTGAAGATTCAGCAGTACGACATCAAGTACCCCGGCAAGCGCGAAAAAATGGCCAAAGAGCTGGAGCGCAAGGAGAAAGAAAAAGCTAAGCGCGCCGAAGCCACCGAAAAGGCCAAAGCCAAGCGCGAAAAAGACAAGAAGTAA
- a CDS encoding septal ring lytic transglycosylase RlpA family protein, with translation MKNYFNRQIMHGGPWSRRAALAAALVAGLLAAGCGSSRPGFTQSGQGSYYANKFNGRPTTSGAIYRPGKMTAAHNTLPFGTRIRVTNVRNGRSVKVTVNDRGPHVAGRIVDVSGKAARRLDLVRAGVVPVKLEVIRAAPRTGGR, from the coding sequence ATGAAGAACTATTTCAATCGCCAAATCATGCACGGGGGCCCCTGGTCCCGCCGCGCTGCACTAGCCGCCGCCCTGGTAGCAGGGCTGCTGGCCGCCGGCTGCGGCAGCAGCCGGCCGGGCTTCACACAGTCGGGCCAGGGCTCCTACTACGCCAATAAATTCAACGGGCGGCCTACGACCAGCGGGGCCATCTATCGGCCCGGCAAAATGACGGCCGCCCACAATACGCTGCCCTTCGGCACCCGCATCCGCGTCACGAACGTGCGCAACGGCCGCTCGGTGAAGGTGACCGTGAACGACCGGGGCCCCCACGTGGCTGGCCGCATCGTGGACGTGTCGGGCAAGGCCGCCCGCCGCCTCGACTTGGTGCGCGCCGGCGTGGTGCCCGTGAAGCTCGAAGTCATCCGGGCGGCTCCGCGCACGGGCGGCCGCTAG